The following are encoded together in the Flavobacterium sp. TR2 genome:
- a CDS encoding S9 family peptidase: MKKLILFCWVCAIFASSYLKINAQSMQNDISAPKAKIIPKTLKKHKETRIDNYFWLNDRENQEVIDYLNQENAYYESMTAHTQDLKDSLFEEMKGRIKEDDSSVPYFYNGYFYITRFETGQDYPIFARKKGSLSADEEILFDCNEMAKGHAYFKLGGLSISPDNKFASFGVDSIGRRIYTIQIKNLETGEILADKIENVTGASVWANDNNTIFYVRQDQVTLRADKVFRHKLNTDSENDVLVYDEVDDTFNVSISKEKSRKYIVIGSGSTLTTEYRILESNNPDGEFTVFQPRVRGLEYSISHYEDSFYVLTNKDKATNFKLMKTPEGKTGKKNWVDLIPHREDVLLEDIEIFKNYLVVEERSNGLNHIRIMPWGDEPDYYLPFGSETYNAYTTTNVDFDTDILRYSYQSLATPSSVIDFNMKTKTKEILKEQQVLGGKFDKENYVEERVWATARDGVKVPISMVYRKGLEKNGKNPLLLYAYGSYGITMDTYFSSTRLSLLDRGFVYAIAHIRGGEDLGRQWYEDGKLLKKKNTFTDFIDCSKFVIDQKFTSPEHLYAEGGSAGGLLMGVIVNEAPELYNGVIAQVPFVDVITTMLDDSIPLTTGEYDEWGNPNNKKYYDYMLSYSPYDNVKAQEYPNMYVSTGLHDSQVQYWEPAKWVAKLRDLKTNNKLLFLDTNMDAGHGGASGRFEALKDLAKEFSFLLDLEKIKS; this comes from the coding sequence ATGAAAAAATTAATTCTGTTCTGTTGGGTTTGTGCTATTTTTGCGTCTTCATATTTAAAAATTAATGCTCAATCAATGCAAAATGATATATCGGCCCCAAAGGCTAAAATAATTCCAAAGACATTAAAAAAACATAAAGAAACTAGGATTGATAACTATTTCTGGCTTAATGACAGAGAAAATCAAGAGGTGATTGACTACCTAAATCAAGAGAATGCTTATTACGAAAGTATGACCGCTCATACTCAAGATTTAAAAGACAGCCTGTTTGAAGAAATGAAAGGAAGAATTAAAGAAGATGATTCTTCTGTTCCTTATTTTTATAACGGATATTTTTATATAACTCGTTTTGAAACAGGGCAGGATTATCCAATTTTTGCTCGAAAAAAAGGAAGCCTTTCTGCAGATGAAGAAATTCTTTTTGACTGTAATGAAATGGCAAAAGGTCATGCTTATTTCAAGTTAGGCGGTTTAAGCATCAGCCCAGATAATAAATTTGCCAGTTTTGGAGTAGATAGTATTGGGAGAAGAATCTATACGATCCAGATTAAAAATTTAGAAACAGGCGAAATCTTAGCAGACAAGATAGAAAATGTTACAGGAGCCTCTGTTTGGGCAAATGATAACAATACTATTTTTTATGTGAGGCAAGATCAAGTGACATTAAGAGCTGATAAAGTTTTTAGGCATAAATTAAACACTGATTCAGAAAATGATGTTTTGGTTTATGATGAAGTTGATGATACTTTTAATGTGTCGATCAGCAAAGAAAAATCAAGAAAATATATTGTTATTGGTTCTGGAAGCACTTTGACGACTGAATACAGAATTTTGGAATCTAATAATCCCGACGGAGAATTTACGGTTTTTCAGCCACGTGTTCGCGGATTAGAATATAGCATTTCGCACTACGAAGATTCATTTTATGTTTTGACCAATAAAGATAAGGCGACCAATTTTAAATTGATGAAAACGCCAGAAGGCAAAACAGGAAAGAAAAACTGGGTAGATCTTATTCCGCATAGAGAAGATGTTTTGTTGGAAGACATCGAGATTTTTAAGAACTATTTGGTTGTTGAAGAACGCTCTAACGGATTAAATCATATTAGAATCATGCCTTGGGGCGACGAACCAGATTATTATCTTCCTTTTGGCAGCGAGACTTATAATGCATACACTACAACCAATGTTGATTTTGATACAGATATTTTGCGTTATAGCTACCAGTCATTGGCAACGCCGTCTTCTGTAATTGATTTTAATATGAAGACCAAAACCAAAGAAATCTTAAAAGAACAGCAGGTTTTAGGAGGTAAGTTTGATAAAGAGAATTATGTAGAAGAAAGAGTTTGGGCAACTGCAAGAGATGGGGTAAAAGTCCCTATTTCGATGGTTTACAGAAAAGGATTGGAGAAAAACGGTAAAAATCCGCTGTTGTTATATGCATATGGTTCGTACGGAATTACTATGGATACTTATTTTTCTTCAACAAGATTGTCGCTTCTAGACCGCGGATTTGTTTACGCGATCGCTCATATACGTGGGGGAGAAGACTTAGGGAGACAATGGTATGAGGACGGAAAACTGTTAAAAAAGAAAAATACCTTTACAGATTTCATCGATTGCTCTAAATTTGTAATAGATCAAAAGTTTACTTCTCCAGAACATCTATATGCAGAAGGAGGATCTGCTGGCGGACTTTTAATGGGAGTAATCGTAAATGAAGCTCCTGAATTATATAATGGCGTTATCGCTCAGGTGCCTTTTGTAGACGTAATTACCACAATGCTGGATGACAGTATTCCGCTTACAACTGGAGAGTATGACGAATGGGGTAACCCAAACAATAAAAAATATTACGATTATATGTTGTCGTATTCACCTTACGATAATGTAAAAGCACAGGAATATCCTAATATGTATGTGTCTACCGGATTGCATGATTCGCAGGTACAATATTGGGAGCCAGCTAAATGGGTTGCGAAATTGAGAGATTTAAAAACAAATAATAAACTTTTGTTTTTAGATACCAACATGGATGCAGGCCATGGCGGGGCTTCGGGACGTTTTGAGGCTTTAAAAGACTTAGCAAAGGAATTTAGTTTTTTATTAGATTTAGAAAAAATTAAAAGCTAA
- a CDS encoding YbaB/EbfC family nucleoid-associated protein, with product MDLMGMMGKLKETQQKIEDTKKRLDTVLIDEQSADGLLKVTITASRKIKSLSIDDSLLEDKEQLEDYLIVTLNKAIEKATSVNERELDAVARMDMPSIPGMDNLFK from the coding sequence ATGGATTTAATGGGAATGATGGGTAAACTTAAAGAAACCCAACAAAAAATTGAAGATACAAAAAAGCGTCTAGATACTGTTTTGATTGATGAACAAAGCGCTGACGGATTATTAAAAGTTACTATTACAGCAAGCAGAAAAATAAAATCTCTTTCTATTGACGATTCTCTTTTGGAAGATAAAGAGCAATTGGAAGATTACTTAATTGTAACGCTAAATAAAGCTATTGAAAAAGCTACAAGTGTAAACGAAAGAGAATTAGACGCTGTAGCCAGAATGGATATGCCTTCTATTCCTGGAATGGACAATTTGTTTAAATAA
- a CDS encoding threonine aldolase family protein, whose protein sequence is MEINLISDTITKPTYEMLQYMFNAHVGDDVYKQDPTVIELENRTAEFFGMEAGLFFPSGTMANQTAIKLHTQPGEQLIADKYAHVYHYEGGGVSFNSGVSCCLLDGNRGMITAAQVKAAINDPEFYHSPLTSLVCVENTTNKGGGACYELEDLREIKKVCDAHNLKFHLDGARIWNALVAKRQNPREFGAIFDTISVCLSKGLGAPIGSVLLGSKADIHRALRIRKILGGGMRQVGYLAAAGLYALAHNIERLAEDHRRAKEIAKILSTKPWIASIEPVETNILIFSLAEGYSDQLLIEKLKQKNILISSLGHNKLRIVTHLDYKEVMHTYVLETLLKF, encoded by the coding sequence ATGGAAATAAATTTAATCAGCGATACCATAACAAAGCCTACTTATGAGATGCTTCAGTATATGTTTAACGCTCATGTCGGCGATGATGTATACAAACAGGACCCAACGGTGATTGAATTGGAAAATAGAACAGCAGAGTTTTTTGGTATGGAAGCTGGTCTTTTCTTTCCGTCTGGAACTATGGCAAACCAGACTGCAATAAAACTGCATACACAGCCTGGAGAACAATTGATTGCTGATAAATATGCCCATGTTTACCATTATGAAGGAGGAGGTGTTTCTTTTAATAGTGGCGTTTCTTGCTGTCTATTGGATGGAAATCGAGGCATGATAACGGCAGCGCAAGTTAAAGCGGCGATAAACGATCCAGAGTTTTACCATAGTCCGCTAACAAGTTTGGTTTGTGTTGAAAATACAACCAACAAAGGCGGCGGTGCGTGTTATGAATTAGAAGATTTAAGAGAAATAAAAAAAGTTTGCGACGCCCATAATTTGAAGTTTCACTTAGATGGAGCAAGAATTTGGAATGCATTAGTGGCTAAAAGACAGAATCCTAGAGAATTTGGGGCTATTTTTGATACTATTTCGGTTTGTTTGTCTAAAGGATTAGGAGCTCCAATTGGATCTGTGCTGCTTGGAAGTAAAGCTGATATTCACAGAGCGTTGAGAATCAGAAAGATATTGGGTGGAGGAATGCGTCAAGTAGGTTATTTGGCAGCCGCTGGATTATATGCTTTGGCTCATAATATCGAAAGGCTGGCAGAAGATCACCGCAGAGCAAAAGAAATTGCAAAAATCTTAAGTACAAAACCTTGGATTGCGTCTATTGAACCCGTAGAAACAAATATCTTGATTTTTTCGCTTGCAGAAGGGTACAGCGATCAATTGCTAATAGAAAAATTAAAACAGAAAAATATATTAATAAGTTCTCTTGGACACAACAAACTTAGAATTGTAACACATTTAGATTACAAAGAAGTAATGCATACTTATGTGTTGGAAACACTTTTGAAGTTTTAG